A window from Engraulis encrasicolus isolate BLACKSEA-1 chromosome 11, IST_EnEncr_1.0, whole genome shotgun sequence encodes these proteins:
- the pcna gene encoding proliferating cell nuclear antigen has protein sequence MFEARLVQGSILKKVLEALKDLITEACWDVSSSGISLQSMDSSHVSLVQLTLRSDGFDTYRCDRNLAMGVNLSSMSKILKCAGNDDIITLRAEDNADALALVFETTNQEKVSDYEMKLMDLDVEQLGIPEQEYSCVVKMPSGEFARICRDLSQIGDAVMISCAKDGVKFSASGELGTGNIKLSQTSSVDKEDESVTIEMNEPVQLIFALNYLNFFTKATPLSKTVTLSMSADIPLVVEYKIADMGHVKYYLAPKIDEESS, from the exons ATGTTTGAGGCACGACTTGTCCAAGGCTCAATCCTGAAGAAGGTGCTGGAGGCGCTGAAAGACCTGATTACAGAAGCTTGTTGGGATGTCAGCTCATCAGGCATTTCACTACAGAGTATGGACTCTTCACACGTTTCCCTTGTGCAACTGACTCTCAGAAGTGACGGGTTCGACACATACAGATGTGACCGCAATCTTGCAATGGGGGTTAACTTGAGCAG catgtccaaaatcctCAAGTGTGCCGGGAACGATGACATTATTACACTCCGTGCCGAAGACAATGCCGATGCCCTTGCCCTCGTCTTCGAGACAACCA ATCAGGAGAAAGTGTCAGACTACGAGATGAAACTGATGGATTTGGATGTGGAGCAGCTTGGTATCCCA gagcagGAGTACAGCTGTGTGGTCAAGATGCCCTCTGGTGAGTTTGCCAGGATCTGCCGTGACCTGTCGCAGATCGGAGACGCAGTCATGATCTCCTGTGCCAAGGACGGCGTCAAGTTCTCCGCCAGCGGTGAGCTGGGCACCGGTAACATCAAGCTGTCCCAGACCAGCAGCGTGGACAAGGAGGACGAATCG GTAACCATTGAGATGAACGAGCCAGTGCAGCTCATCTTCGCCCTCAACTACCTGAACTTCTTCACCAAGGCCACGCCCCTCTCCAAGACCGTCACCCTCAGCATGTCCGCAGATATCCCCCTCG tgGTGGAGTACAAGATTGCAGATATGGGTCACGTCAAATATTACCTGGCACCCAAGATCGATGAGGAGTCATCCTAA